CAGCTCCAAAGCCAGTTCTTTCGTTCCGGATTTTACAATTTTTCCGTTGTAAAGAACATGTACAAAGTCGGGCTGAATATAATCCAGCAGGCGTTGATAATGGGTGATGAGCAATATGGCACGGTTTTCATTTCTCAGTTTGTTGATGCCGTTTGCCACGATACGTAAAGCATCAATGTCCAGTCCGGAATCTGTTTCGTCAAGGATGGCCAGTTTAGGTTCCAACATAGCCATCTGGAAAACTTCATTTCTTTTCTTTTCTCCACCGGAAAAGCCTTCATTGATAGAGCGGCTCAACAATGACTGGTCAATCTCTACCAAAGCCATTTTTTGTTTCATCATTTTTAAGAAAGCAACCGCATCTAAAGGCTCTTCGCCCTGATACTTGCGTTTCTCATTTACAGCAGCTTTAATGAAATTTGTTGTGCTTACTCCAGGAATCTCTACAGGATACTGGAAGGCCAGAAATAGACCCTCACGTGCCCTGTCCTCAGTAGAAAGCTCCAACAGGTCTTTTTCCAGGAAGGTCACTTCACCTTCAGTTACTTCATATTCTTCTCTTCCTGCAAGTACGGAGGCAAGGGTGCTTTTGCCGGAACCGTTGGGCCCCATAATGGCATGAACTTCACCCGCTTTAATGTCGAGATTAATTCCTTTCAGGATTTCCTTACCTTCAATATTTGCGTGTATATTTTTGATTGATAACATGATCTTATAAAATTTATATGGGTACTTTTAACTATCCTACACTGCCTTCCATACTGATGGCAAGTAGTTTTTGCGCCTCTATGGCAAATTCCATAGGCAACTGATTCATTACTTCTTTTGCAAAGCCATTGACAATCAGGGCTACAGCAGTTTCTGCGTCAATACCACGTTGTCTGCAATAGAACAACTGATCTTCCCCGATCTTTGAGGTTGTTGCTTCATGTTCTACAATGGCAGTTTTGTTTTTTACTTCTATATATGGGAAGGTATGGGCACCACATTTGTCGCCCAACAGGAGGGAGTCACATTGCGAGTAATTTCGTGCATTGGTTGCTCCTTTACTGGCACGAACCAAACCGCGGTAGCTATTCTGACTTTGTCCGGCCGAAATACCTTTGGAAACAATCCTGCTGCGGGTATTTTTCCCCAGATGAATCATTTTAGTTCCTGTATCTGCCTGTTGATGGTGGTTGGTAAAGGCTACGGAATAAAATTCTCCGATTGAGTAGTCGCCTTTCAGGATTACACTTGGATATTTCCAGGTAATTGCTGACCCTGTTTCTACCTGTGTCCAGGAAATCTTAGAATGATCACCCTGACACATTCCTCGTTTGGTAACGAAATTATAGATCCCGCCCTGGCCATCTTTATCACCAGGATACCAGTTTTGAACCGTAGAGTATTTAATTTCGGCCTTTTTCATCGCTACAAGTTCTACTACTGCAGCATGCAACTGGTTTTCATCCCTCATCGGGGCAGTACAACCTTCCAGATAACTGACATAACTCTCTTCTTCCGCAATGATTAAAGTCCGTTCAAACTGTCCTGAGTTTTCTGCATTGATACGGAAATAAGTAGAAAGCTCCATCGGACAACGTACGCCCTTAGGAATGTAACAGAAAGATCCATCCGTAAATACTGCAGAGTTTAATGCGGAAAAGTAATTGTCTGTCATCGGCACGACAGAGCCCAGATATTTTTTTACCAGATCAGGATGTTTTTGAATGGCTTCGCTGATGGAGCAAAAAATAACACCTATTTCTAAAAGCTGTTCCTTAAAAGAGGTGGCAATAGAAACGCTGTCCATCACTACATCCACTGCTACACCGGTTAGCCTCTTTTGTTCATTCAATGAAATTCCCAACTTTTCAAATGTGCGCAGCAATTCAGGATCTACTTCATCCAGACTATTGAGCTGTTCTTTCTTCTTAGGTGCAGCATAATAAATGATATCCTGATAATTAATGGGTGGATATTTGACATTGGGCCATTTGGGCTCCTCCATCTTTAGCCAGTGTGCATAGGCTTTGAGACGCCAGTTCAGCATCCATTCCGGCTCATTTTTCTTTTTCGAAATGAGGGCTATAACCGCCTCATTCAGCCCTTTGGGAATAATATCCGTATCAATATCTGTAACAAAACCGTACTTGTAATCATTTAGTGCGGTTTGCTCGAGCATATTTAAATCTTCATTCAT
This region of Pedobacter steynii genomic DNA includes:
- the sufC gene encoding Fe-S cluster assembly ATPase SufC gives rise to the protein MLSIKNIHANIEGKEILKGINLDIKAGEVHAIMGPNGSGKSTLASVLAGREEYEVTEGEVTFLEKDLLELSTEDRAREGLFLAFQYPVEIPGVSTTNFIKAAVNEKRKYQGEEPLDAVAFLKMMKQKMALVEIDQSLLSRSINEGFSGGEKKRNEVFQMAMLEPKLAILDETDSGLDIDALRIVANGINKLRNENRAILLITHYQRLLDYIQPDFVHVLYNGKIVKSGTKELALELEEKGYDFITDEADLAASL
- the sufB gene encoding Fe-S cluster assembly protein SufB, with the translated sequence MNEDLNMLEQTALNDYKYGFVTDIDTDIIPKGLNEAVIALISKKKNEPEWMLNWRLKAYAHWLKMEEPKWPNVKYPPINYQDIIYYAAPKKKEQLNSLDEVDPELLRTFEKLGISLNEQKRLTGVAVDVVMDSVSIATSFKEQLLEIGVIFCSISEAIQKHPDLVKKYLGSVVPMTDNYFSALNSAVFTDGSFCYIPKGVRCPMELSTYFRINAENSGQFERTLIIAEEESYVSYLEGCTAPMRDENQLHAAVVELVAMKKAEIKYSTVQNWYPGDKDGQGGIYNFVTKRGMCQGDHSKISWTQVETGSAITWKYPSVILKGDYSIGEFYSVAFTNHHQQADTGTKMIHLGKNTRSRIVSKGISAGQSQNSYRGLVRASKGATNARNYSQCDSLLLGDKCGAHTFPYIEVKNKTAIVEHEATTSKIGEDQLFYCRQRGIDAETAVALIVNGFAKEVMNQLPMEFAIEAQKLLAISMEGSVG